Proteins co-encoded in one Brassica rapa cultivar Chiifu-401-42 chromosome A02, CAAS_Brap_v3.01, whole genome shotgun sequence genomic window:
- the LOC103853310 gene encoding uncharacterized protein LOC103853310, translated as MAESIHKDQKTVSFDKCISSSSRCSFMAIVIFLIFLSYFLYSFSFISVLKSPSKVSNSLLVPVMQVQLGSGQNHTEDKTELNHIVFGIAAFSKLWKHRREYVKTWWKPNGEMKGAVWLDKPTVNDSLSSALPEIRISSDTSSFKYRYRRGHRSAIRITRIVSDTVRMLKGTESERNVRWIVMGDDDTVFFPENLVRVLRKYDHKQFYYIGAPSESHLQNLQQFSYGMAYGGGGFAISYPLAKALEKMQDRCIESYADLYGSDDRIHACMAELGVPLTREVGFHQFDVYGNLLGLLSVHPQAPIVSIHHLDVVEPIFPKMDRVKAVERLMISAKLDSASLVQQSICYDRTHQWTMSISWGYTVQITRTYMPARMMEVPTRTFSDWHKRHDFNNLAFNTRPITYTDCQRPRVFYMSRTLGDSSSSTTITEYLRHNELNPQCEWGIPDPSDINRIFVHKESNPDRWNKAPRRDCCRLLPATKKGTMMIKVAPCENDEIAAYSDK; from the exons ATGGCAGAAAGCATTCACAAAGATCAAAAGACAGTTTCTTTTGACAAAtgcatttcttcttcttcacgatGCTCGTTTATGGCGATTGTCATCTTCTTGATCTTCCTCTCATATTTCTTATACTCCTTCAGTTTCATCTCCGTTTTAAAGTCTCCTTCTAAAGTCTCCAACTCTCTCCTTGTACCTGTGATGCAAGTGCAACTCGGATCAGGTCAAAACCACACCGAGGACAAAACAGAGCTTAACCACATAGTTTTCGGAATCGCCGCGTTCTCCAAACTTTGGAAGCATCGGAGAGAATACGTGAAAACGTGGTGGAAACCTAACGGTGAGATGAAGGGCGCTGTCTGGCTCGACAAACCTACAGTAAACGACAGTCTTTCCTCCGCCTTGCCTGAGATCAGAATCTCCTCAGACACGTCGAGTTTCAAGTACCGTTACCGTCGCGGTCACCGATCAGCGATCAGGATCACAAGAATCGTATCGGATACGGTGAGGATGTTAAAGGGAACTGAATCCGAGAGAAACGTGAGGTGGATTGTGATGGGCGACGACGACACAGTGTTTTTCCCGGAGAATCTTGTTAGGGTTTTGAGAAAGTACGATCACAAACAGTTCTATTACATCGGAGCTCCTTCTGAGAGCCATTTGCAGAATTTGCAACAGTTCTCGTACGGCATGGCATATGGAGGAGGTGGTTTTGCTATAAGTTATCCCTTGGCCAAGGCTTTGGAGAAGATGCAAGATCGGTGTATCGAGAGCTACGCTGATCTCTACGGATCCGATGACCGGATTCATGCTTGTATGGCGGAGCTCGGTGTTCCTCTCACCAGAGAGGTTGGGTTTCATCAg ttTGATGTATATGGGAACCTCTTGGGTCTTTTATCGGTCCACCCACAAGCACCGATAGTCTCTATCCATCACTTAGACGTAGTCGAGCCTATATTTCCGAAAATGGACCGAGTGAAGGCCGTAGAGAGACTCATGATCTCAGCGAAGCTCGACTCAGCTAGCCTCGTCCAACAATCCATATGCTACGACAGAACTCACCAGTGGACAATGTCTATCTCGTGGGGATACACTGTCCAGATCACACGTACATACATGCCAGCAAGGATGATGGAAGTGCCCACTCGCACTTTCAGTGACTGGCACAAACGTCATGATTTCAACAATCTTGCTTTCAACACACGCCCTATAACCTACACTGATTGCCAGCGTCCACGAGTCTTTTACATGTCTCGCACTCTTGGTGATTCTTCTTCAAGCACAACAATTACAGAGTATCTTAGGCACAATGAATTGAATCCTCAATGTGAGTGGGGGATACCAGATCCTTCTGATATCAATCGAATCTTTGTCCACAAAGAGTCTAACCCAGATAGGTGGAATAAG GCACCAAGGAGAGATTGTTGTCGATTATTGCCAGCGACGAAGAAGGGAACTATGATGATCAAAGTCGCACCTTGTGAAAATGACGAAATCGCTGCTTATTCTGATAAatag